Proteins encoded by one window of Channa argus isolate prfri chromosome 1, Channa argus male v1.0, whole genome shotgun sequence:
- the LOC137131207 gene encoding uncharacterized protein, translating into METLALFYFRAALFLLVFSSARAENIPTYFAVGGSLELAPPEGTKGGLTSILWKHNGNLVAEWVDKIVPLKYYGRFEHRTKLDIANGHLEITKMTEGDAGPYIVEINNRVQSGGYDATLVNKVPKPEVVLRTLTCNSDSESCNLTCEGDTIGAGPVTYSWKVGDGLWKESIEKSFTAEAGEVRSVKTFSCRMKNPVSEDESVPFKNPLFKEEKANSVGGVVAGVTISLLVLVIAGGFVFYKRDAIITYFEAPQSEGAARESLKTEAVNTATNS; encoded by the coding sequence ATGGAGACACtagcacttttctacttcaGGGCAGCACTGTTTTTGTTGGTGTTCAGCTCAGCTCGGGCCGAAAACATCCCGACTTACTTTGCTGTTGGCGGTAGCCTGGAGTTGGCACCTCCCGAAGGAACTAAAGGAGGCCTTACTAGCATCCTGTGGAAACACAACGGTAACCTGGTTGCTGAATGGGTGGATAAGATAGTCCCCTTGAAGTACTACGGCAGATTTGAACACCGGACAAAACTGGACATAGCAAATGGACATTTGGAAATCACAAAGATGACTGAAGGTGACGCAGGGCCGTATATAGTGGAGATCAACAACAGGGTTCAGAGTGGTGGCTACGATGCTACACTGGTCAACAAAGTGCCCAAACCTGAAGTTGTTTTAAGAACATTGACATGTAACTCTGACAGTGAAAGCTGCAATCTGACCTGTGAGGGAGACACCATTGGGGCTGGACCGGTCACCTACAGCTGGAAGGTAGGAGACGGACTCTGGAAGGAGTCCATTGAAAAGTCATTTACCGCCGAAGCTGGCGAAGTTCGAAGTGTTAAAACTTTCAGCTGCCGGATGAAGAACCCAGTCAGTGAGGATGAAAGCGTACCCTTCAAGAATCCGCTCTTCAAAGAGGAAAAGGCCAATTCCGTAGGTGGGGTGGTAGCGGGTGTGACTATTTCTCTTCTCGTCCTTGTGATTGCGGGTGGTTTCGTGTTTTATAAACGAGACGCAATCATAACGTATTTTGAGGCACCGCAGTCTGAAGGTGCCGCAAGAGAATCTCTTAAAACCGAAGCGGTGAACACTGCCACAAATAGCTAA
- the LOC137131174 gene encoding CD48 antigen-like: protein METLKGSCLIATLLLVLFSSARAENKATYFAVGGSLEMMPHEATPGGITSILWKHNGNLIAEWVDKMVPLKYYGRFEHRTELDIANGNLEITKMTEGDAGLYIVEINNRVQSGGYDATMLVVNKVPKPEVVLRTQTCNSDSESCNLTCEGDTTGAGLVTYSWKVGDGNWNESFGKTFTAKADEFLSGKTLSCRMKNPVSEDESIPVVVYLVWRKPEAVCPCERGKSDDNAAQSE, encoded by the coding sequence ATGGAGACACTAAAAGGTTCCTGTTTAATCGCAACGCTGCTTTTGGtgctgttcagctcagctcGGGCCGAAAACAAGGCGACGTACTTTGCTGTTGGCGGTAGCTTGGAGATGATGCCTCATGAAGCAACTCCAGGAGGCATCACCAGCATCCTGTGGAAACACAACGGTAACCTGATTGCTGAATGGGTGGATAAGATGGTCCCCTTGAAGTACTACGGCAGATTTGAACACCGGACAGAACTGGACATAGCAAATGGAAATTTGGAAATCACAAAGATGACTGAAGGTGACGCAGGGCTGTATATAGTGGAGATCAACAACAGGGTTCAGAGTGGTGGCTACGATGCTACGATGCTAGTGGTCAACAAAGTGCCCAAACCTGAAGTAGTGTTAAGAACACAGACATGTAACTCTGACAGTGAAAGCTGCAATCTGACCTGTGAGGGAGACACCACTGGGGCTGGACTGGTCACCTACAGCTGGAAGGTAGGAGACGGAAACTGGAATGAGTCCTTTGGAAAGACCTTTACCGCGAAAGCTGACGAATTTTTAAGTGGTAAAACTTTAAGCTGCCGGATGAAGAACCCAGTCAGTGAGGATGAAAGTATACCTGTTGTTGTCTACTTGGTGTGGAGGAAACCAGAAGCTGTCTGTCCGTGTGAAAGGGGAAAGTCTGATGACAATGCAGCTCAAAGTGAATGA
- the slc22a15 gene encoding solute carrier family 22 member 15, translating into MDLEEAFEIVGEFGPFQKRAVCVLVLTQVYMACQSMLIVLVGHTPEYRIEQQGTAFGQQEVLHHVIFTEDTDSIVTEWLLIKQQAYKVSLAGSLFFAGLLVGNVVFGPLSDKIGRRPVYLAGFFFEVVFGYVTALAPSYEVFAVSRLLVGLMNGGIGLVCFVLTQEYVGKSYWAMTGTLTSMTFAVGIALFGALGYLIQPWRSLAIAANSSGVLFFLLSVTLPESPRWLYSQGQTGRAEEVLRYMALRNGNAANHLMLQGVGSAKASNHDNRGAGVLQLVIHPVLRLRTMVLMYIWYACSLVYYGLTLGASETSGNRYVNVAMYGLVELPAYPLCLYFINKNWAGRRKSMASFLFLAGSACLCTMLVPENTGTLLSVTLLALVGKLMVSAAFNIAYVYTSELYPTVIRNAGLGVCSMSCRVGGILAPFVPSMRAVHTSMPFTVFSLSGLSAGCLGLLLPETLNKPAVETLEELVSPTHSRVLESKALLYEGYKWKSNHK; encoded by the exons ATGGATTTAGAAGAAGCTTTTGAAATAGTCGGCGAGTTTGGTCCCTTCCAGAAGCGGGCGGTTTGTGTTCTCGTTCTGACACAG GTGTACATGGCCTGTCAGTCCATGCTGATTGTTCTGGTTGGACACACACCAGAGTACCGGATAGAGCAGCAGGGCACGGCGTTCGGCCAGCAGGAAGTCCTCCATCACGTCATCTTCACAGAAGACACCGACTCCATAGTGACGGAG TGGCTCCTCATCAAGCAGCAGGCCTATAAAGTCAGTCTGGCTGGATCACTCTTCTTTGCTGGACTTCTGGTTGGGAACGTGGTCTTCGGGCCGCTCTCTGACAAGATTGGGAGACGACCTGTGTATTTGGCAG GTTTCTTTTTTGAGGTAGTCTTTGGTTATGTGACTGCTTTGGCCCCCAGCTATGAGGTATTTGCAGTGTCTCGTCTCCTGGTGGGGCTGATGAATGGGGGAATCGGCCTGGTCTGCTTCGTTCTCACTCAGGAGTACGTGGGCAAGTCTTACTGGGCCATGACTG ggACATTGACCAGTATGACTTTTGCAGTCGGTATCGCCCTGTTTGGAGCTCTGGGCTACTTGATCCAGCCATGGAGGAGTCTTGCCATAGCGGCCAACTCGTCAGGTGTTCTGTTCTTTTTGTTGTCAGT GACTCTTCCAGAATCTCCTCGTTGGCTGTATTCTCAGGGTCAGACAGGGCGAGCTGAAGAG gttctGCGCTACATGGCACTGAGGAATGGCAACGCTGCCAACCACCTGATGTTGCAGGGAGTTGGAAGCGCTAAAGCCagtaaccatgacaacagggGCGCGGGTGTCCTGCAGCTGGTGATCCATCCTGTGCTCCGTCTGAGAACCATGGTGCTCATGTATATCTG GTATGCATGCAGTCTGGTTTACTACGGTCTGACTCTTGGGGCCAGTGAGACGTCTGGAAACCGTTACGTTAACGTAGCCATGTACGGCCTGGTGGAACTGCCTGCCTACCCACTGTGCTTATACTTCATTAACAAAAACTG GGCTGGGAGGAGAAAAAGCATGGCCAGCTTCCTGTTTCTGGCTGGCTCTGCCTGTCTCTGCACCATGCTTGTCCCGGAAAACACAG ggaCTTTGCTCAGTGTTACGTTGCTGGCACTTGTGGGGAAACTGATGGTCAGTGCAGCGTTCAACATCGCCTACGTTTACACATCTGAACTCTATCCAACAGTTATCAG AAATGCTGGCTTGGGGGTATGTTCCATGTCCTGCAGAGTTGGAGGAATCCTTGCACCGTTTGTTCCTTCCATG CGGGCTGTCCACACCTCCATGCCCTTCACGGTGTTCTCTCTGAGCGGTCTGTCTGCAGGCTGTCTGGGCCTCCTGCTGCCCGAAACCCTCAACAAACCTGCAGTAGAAACTCTGGAGGAGCTCGTTAGCCCAACCCACAGCCGAGTGCTGGAGAGCAAG GCTCTTTTATATGAAGGTTACAAATGGAAATCCAACCACAAATGA